One genomic segment of Pongo abelii isolate AG06213 chromosome 13, NHGRI_mPonAbe1-v2.0_pri, whole genome shotgun sequence includes these proteins:
- the LCN9 gene encoding epididymal-specific lipocalin-9 produces the protein MALLLLSLGLSLIAAQEFNPRTVVQRNYNMARVRLRRGLSRGPPPTGALCLQVSGVWYSIFMASDDLNRIKENGDLRVFVRNIEHLKNGSLKFDFQYMVQGECVAVVVVCEKTEKNGEYSINYEGENTVAVSETDYRLFITFHLQNFRNGTETHTLALYARVPQLEPSFLSRFEETCKKYGLGSKNIVDLTNKDPCYSKR, from the exons ATGGCTCTGCTTCTGCTGAGCCTGGGGCTGAGCCTCATCGCAGCCCAGGAGTTTAATCCCCGCACCGTTGTGCAGAGGAACTACAACATGGCCAGGGTGCGTCTGCGTCGGG GGCTGTCCCGTGGCCCCCCACCCACTGGCGCTCTTTGTCTTCAGGTTTCGGGGGTCTGGTACTCTATTTTCATGGCCTCAGATGACCTGAATCGGATTAAAGAAAATGGGGACCTGAGGGTCTTCGTCCGGAATATTGAACACTTGAAGAACGGCAGCCTAAAATTTGATTTCCAATACAT GGTGCAGGGGGAGTGTGTAGCCGTGGTCGTGGTCTGCGAGAAGACAGAGAAGAATGGGGAATACTCCATCAACT ATGAGGGCGAGAACACGGTGGCCGTCTCGGAGACTGACTACAGGCTGTTCATCACCTTCCACCTCCAGAACTTCAGGAACGGGACCGAGACCCACACGCTGGCGCTCTACG CACGGGTCCCACAGCTGGAACCCTCCTTCCTGAGCAGATTTGAAGAAACCTGCAAAAAGTACGGACTTGGCTCAAAAAATATCGTCGATTTGACCAACAAAG ATCCCTGCTACTCCAAGCGTTAG